DNA sequence from the Elusimicrobiota bacterium genome:
CACCTTTCCTATTTAGATATTCTCTGCATATCCACTGTTGTCCGCGCTTGCTTCATTTCTTCTATTGAGGTAAAGGGTTTCGGGTTCATCCCCGGCATTATCTCAAGACTTGGCCACACATATTTTGTCGACAGAAGAAAGAAATCCAGTGTAACATCCGAGGTCGCCGGCATAGCTGATATTCTTACAGGCGGAACATCGGTGGTATTTTTCCCTGAAGGCACCAGCGGCGACGGAAGCCGTGTCCTTCCTTTTAAGAGCTCATTTTTCAGGTCTGCTGAACTGTCGGGCAGAAGGACCGTGCCTTTATGCATAAACTACACAAAAATTAACGGCATTAAACCGTCTTTAGAAAATAGAGACCTTGTTTTCTGGTATGGGGATATGGGTTTCTTTAGTCATTTCATAAAACTTTT
Encoded proteins:
- a CDS encoding lysophospholipid acyltransferase family protein; translation: MRVIRCTVTTENFTKDNFEPSFIAANHLSYLDILCISTVVRACFISSIEVKGFGFIPGIISRLGHTYFVDRRKKSSVTSEVAGIADILTGGTSVVFFPEGTSGDGSRVLPFKSSFFRSAELSGRRTVPLCINYTKINGIKPSLENRDLVFWYGDMGFFSHFIKLFSAGPMNVKLSFLEPIFPHEGIDRKDMSAEAHLRISRKFDKIV